The proteins below come from a single Verrucomicrobiia bacterium genomic window:
- a CDS encoding aminotransferase class III-fold pyridoxal phosphate-dependent enzyme, producing MNDVTALSACGLAALAVSAPFIRRRIELSLAKHPSLAGHSRIARRVAALMPGYEFDEHQFFASDGAPGEVVTRRQAGFHSLAARIREPQTATLALSGEARTRISDLQFTSAYRVPFPYSAFLRRHIVLGSFLESSDGVRVTDLDGQTFHDLTGSYGVNVFGYDFYRKCMDEAVARARKLGPVLGGYHPCVAWNAERLCQISGMDEVSFHMSGTEAVMQAVRLARFHTRRPWIVRFCGAYHGWWDDVQPGPGNPMPPGKVYTLRDLDARSLRVLATRKDIACVLVNPLQALHPNAPAPGDSSLMDSSRRARFDREAYAAWLRQLREACRASGIVFILDEVLTGFRLARGGAQEYFGVRADLVTYGKTLGGGFPVGAVCGRRPLMQRFREGHPADICFARGTFNSHPYVMTAMQRFLEHLDSPEAAAVYTDLDGRWNRRAEDLNTRLEQAGMPIRVAHLSSIWTVLYQLPSRYNWMFQFYLRAEGLALSWVGTGRLIFSLDHSEQEFQEVAARIVRAAQAMDRDGWWWQQPGFTNRSIRRLLLREVIRRAMAL from the coding sequence ATGAATGACGTAACGGCGCTTTCTGCGTGCGGTCTGGCAGCCCTGGCGGTCTCGGCACCGTTCATCCGCCGCCGCATTGAACTCTCCCTCGCCAAGCATCCCTCGCTTGCGGGGCATTCGCGGATCGCGCGACGCGTGGCTGCACTGATGCCCGGATATGAGTTCGACGAGCACCAGTTCTTTGCGTCGGACGGGGCGCCTGGGGAGGTCGTCACCCGAAGGCAGGCGGGTTTCCACAGCCTGGCCGCGAGGATTCGGGAACCCCAGACCGCAACCCTTGCGCTCTCCGGGGAGGCGCGGACCCGGATCTCCGACCTGCAGTTCACCAGCGCCTATCGCGTTCCCTTCCCCTACAGCGCCTTTCTTCGAAGACACATCGTCCTGGGCAGCTTCCTGGAGTCGAGCGATGGGGTTCGGGTGACCGATCTCGACGGGCAGACGTTCCACGATTTGACCGGTTCCTATGGGGTGAACGTCTTCGGATACGACTTTTACCGGAAGTGCATGGATGAAGCGGTGGCCCGGGCCCGGAAGCTGGGTCCGGTCCTCGGCGGCTACCATCCGTGTGTTGCCTGGAATGCCGAACGCCTCTGCCAGATCTCCGGCATGGACGAGGTGTCGTTTCACATGTCGGGCACCGAAGCCGTGATGCAGGCGGTTCGCCTGGCGCGCTTCCACACGCGGCGTCCTTGGATCGTGCGGTTCTGCGGCGCCTACCACGGGTGGTGGGACGACGTGCAGCCGGGACCCGGGAACCCGATGCCTCCCGGGAAGGTGTACACCCTGCGCGACCTGGACGCGCGGTCCCTCCGCGTGCTCGCCACCCGCAAGGACATTGCCTGCGTGCTGGTGAATCCGCTCCAGGCCCTTCATCCCAATGCCCCGGCGCCCGGCGATTCGTCCCTCATGGACAGCTCGCGCCGGGCCCGCTTCGACCGTGAAGCCTATGCCGCGTGGCTGCGACAGCTCCGCGAAGCCTGCCGGGCGAGCGGGATCGTGTTCATTCTCGACGAGGTCCTCACCGGTTTCCGGCTCGCCCGCGGTGGCGCGCAGGAGTACTTCGGCGTCCGAGCCGACCTCGTCACCTACGGCAAAACTCTCGGTGGCGGGTTTCCCGTCGGGGCCGTCTGCGGGCGGCGTCCCCTCATGCAGCGGTTCCGGGAAGGGCACCCCGCCGACATCTGCTTCGCCCGGGGAACCTTCAACTCCCATCCCTACGTGATGACCGCCATGCAGCGGTTTCTGGAGCACCTGGACTCCCCCGAAGCCGCTGCGGTCTACACGGACCTGGACGGGCGATGGAACCGCCGGGCGGAGGATCTCAACACCCGGCTCGAACAGGCGGGGATGCCCATCCGGGTGGCCCACCTGTCCTCCATCTGGACGGTGCTGTACCAGCTCCCGTCCCGCTACAACTGGATGTTCCAGTTTTATCTGCGGGCCGAGGGGTTGGCGTTGAGCTGGGTCGGCACCGGCCGCCTGATCTTCAGCCTGGACCATTCCGAGCAGGAGTTTCAGGAGGTTGCGGCGCGGATTGTGCGTGCGGCGCAGGCCATGGACCGTGACGGATGGTGGTGGCAGCAGCCCGGCTTCACCAATCGCTCCATCCGCCGGCTCCTCCTGAGGGAGGTCATCCGCCGGGCGATGGCGCTCTAA
- a CDS encoding glycosyltransferase family 1 protein, producing the protein MTLASDEVDAAVHQRHDPALRIAVVTETYPPEVNGVALSLARLVAELLKRGHSIPLIRPRQRQEPALPDSVPAVVLTRGIPIPGYPDLRMGLPARRRLLSLWTRRRPDIVHVATEGPLGWSAVRAAAGLGIPVVSEFRTNFHTYSRHYGIGALRRLIAAWLRHFHNRTVRTMVPTRALAADLARDGFHNLTVVGRGVDAARFSPDFRCGSLRRSWGVDGDAPVALYVGRIAAEKNLEVLVAAWNAIRRENPRWRLVVVGDGPARRDLEQWCPGAWFAGMRGGRELAAHFASSDLLLFPSLTETFGNVVPEAMASGLGVLAFDHAAAAELIRHGETGWLARFGVSEHFVELARTVARDPWRVRHVGVQAHRVVQRHTWSGIAARVEGIYREVLPRVAVPVARDVSNHVEAAC; encoded by the coding sequence ATGACCCTTGCGTCGGACGAGGTGGACGCGGCAGTCCACCAACGGCATGACCCCGCGCTCCGGATTGCCGTCGTGACGGAGACCTACCCGCCCGAGGTCAACGGGGTTGCCCTGAGCCTGGCCCGGCTTGTTGCGGAACTCCTCAAGCGAGGCCACTCGATTCCGTTGATCCGTCCCCGCCAGCGTCAGGAACCGGCGCTGCCGGATTCCGTCCCCGCCGTCGTCCTCACCCGCGGGATCCCGATTCCCGGGTATCCCGACCTGCGCATGGGGCTGCCCGCGAGGCGGCGGCTCTTGTCGCTCTGGACCCGCCGACGCCCCGACATCGTCCATGTCGCCACCGAGGGACCCCTGGGTTGGTCCGCCGTCCGGGCCGCCGCCGGTCTTGGCATCCCGGTGGTTTCGGAGTTTCGCACGAATTTTCATACCTACAGCCGCCACTACGGCATTGGCGCCTTGCGCCGCCTGATCGCGGCCTGGTTGCGGCATTTCCACAACCGCACGGTGCGTACGATGGTCCCGACACGCGCACTGGCGGCGGATCTGGCCCGGGACGGATTCCACAACCTCACGGTCGTTGGCCGGGGGGTGGATGCGGCCCGGTTCAGTCCCGATTTCCGGTGCGGATCGCTGCGCCGCTCCTGGGGAGTGGACGGCGACGCCCCGGTTGCCCTGTATGTGGGGCGGATCGCGGCTGAAAAGAACCTGGAGGTCCTCGTCGCGGCATGGAATGCGATCCGCCGGGAGAACCCGCGCTGGCGGCTGGTGGTGGTTGGAGACGGGCCGGCCCGGCGGGACCTCGAGCAATGGTGCCCCGGCGCGTGGTTCGCGGGAATGCGCGGGGGACGCGAGCTCGCGGCGCACTTCGCCTCGTCGGATCTCCTGCTCTTTCCCAGTTTGACCGAGACCTTCGGCAACGTCGTCCCGGAGGCGATGGCCAGCGGGCTTGGAGTCCTCGCATTTGACCATGCCGCAGCGGCGGAACTCATCCGGCATGGGGAGACGGGGTGGCTGGCACGATTCGGGGTTTCGGAGCACTTCGTGGAACTGGCGCGCACCGTTGCCCGCGATCCATGGCGGGTGCGCCACGTTGGGGTTCAAGCCCACCGGGTTGTCCAGAGGCACACCTGGAGCGGGATCGCCGCCCGTGTGGAGGGGATCTACCGTGAGGTCCTGCCTCGCGTCGCGGTCCCCGTCGCCCGCGACGTTTCGAATCACGTCGAGGCGGCGTGCTGA